In one Nocardioides sp. NBC_00368 genomic region, the following are encoded:
- a CDS encoding ABC transporter permease — MTTPGTQVEISEVAVETAAPVAGSVVSKSPTQLAMARFRADKLSMFSFFVVVFYLIAAVLAPILVATGVLDPFSNNTELIDEQSLPLHPFGGISWEHPFGVEPRIGRDSLSRIWYGISFSLSISLLATLIAVTLGVVLGIIAGTTGGWVDAIIGRIIDLTLAFPQTLMLLALSTVAIAFITQVLHVPEGPTAQFVYVVSVLGIFGWTSTARIVRGQVLSIREREFVYAARLLGAGPGRIYFKEILPNLWAPILVQFTLIMPAFISAEAALSYLGVSVKPPTPTLGNVLTDSLSFMSANFTYFIIPAVLIALIVVCFNLLGDGLRDALDPKSGR; from the coding sequence ATGACCACCCCCGGCACCCAGGTCGAGATCAGCGAAGTTGCTGTGGAGACCGCGGCTCCCGTGGCCGGTTCCGTCGTCAGTAAGTCGCCGACCCAGTTGGCGATGGCGCGGTTCCGAGCGGACAAGTTGTCGATGTTCTCGTTCTTCGTGGTGGTCTTCTACCTGATCGCGGCGGTGCTCGCGCCGATCCTGGTTGCGACCGGCGTGCTCGACCCGTTCTCAAACAACACGGAGCTGATCGACGAGCAGAGCCTCCCGCTGCACCCCTTCGGTGGGATCTCCTGGGAGCACCCGTTCGGAGTGGAGCCGCGGATCGGACGAGATTCCCTGAGCCGGATCTGGTATGGAATCAGCTTCTCGCTGAGTATCTCGCTGCTGGCGACGTTGATCGCGGTCACCCTGGGTGTCGTCCTCGGCATCATCGCCGGAACCACCGGCGGATGGGTCGACGCAATCATCGGACGCATCATCGACCTCACCTTGGCGTTCCCGCAGACCCTCATGCTGCTGGCTCTCTCGACCGTGGCGATCGCGTTCATCACCCAGGTGCTGCACGTGCCGGAAGGACCGACCGCACAGTTCGTCTATGTCGTCTCTGTCCTGGGCATCTTCGGGTGGACGAGCACCGCGCGCATCGTGCGTGGCCAGGTGCTGTCGATTCGCGAGCGGGAGTTCGTCTACGCGGCGAGGCTGCTCGGTGCGGGGCCGGGCCGGATCTACTTCAAGGAGATCCTGCCCAACCTGTGGGCACCGATCCTGGTGCAGTTCACACTGATCATGCCGGCATTCATCTCGGCAGAGGCCGCGCTCTCCTACCTCGGTGTCAGCGTGAAGCCGCCGACACCCACGCTGGGCAACGTGCTCACCGACTCGCTCAGCTTCATGTCGGCCAACTTCACCTACTTCATCATCCCGGCGGTCTTGATCGCGCTGATCGTCGTCTGCTTCAACCTTCTCGGAGATGGCCTGAGGGACGCACTGGACCCGAAGTCAGGCCGATGA